Proteins encoded within one genomic window of Gammaproteobacteria bacterium:
- a CDS encoding nucleotidyl transferase AbiEii/AbiGii toxin family protein: MNALYLQTARMMAQVAPLVFVDDTFALKGGTAINLFVRDMPRLSVDLDLVFADHSLPREQALARINEAIREAADRLVRRGFQVHIPEAQAGETKLLVRRDRIEVKVEANVVMRGTVHPVRRVSLVHAARNQLLADLELPMVSLEDLYGGKLCAALDRQHPRDLFDVMKLYEHEGITPGIRRSFVVYLACGNRPIHELLFPQLRDIRHDYAHSFQGMTEESVPLDALTATRDKMIKQIQRELDDDERRFLLSLVRTEPEWPRLGMAHLEHLPGLRWKLQNLLQLRKANASKFAEQADALITGFASVR; this comes from the coding sequence GTGAATGCATTGTATCTCCAGACGGCGAGGATGATGGCGCAGGTCGCGCCGTTGGTATTCGTCGATGACACCTTCGCTCTGAAGGGCGGCACGGCCATCAACCTTTTCGTGCGTGACATGCCCCGTCTGTCTGTGGACCTCGATCTGGTCTTTGCTGACCATTCACTGCCACGAGAGCAGGCGCTGGCTCGTATCAACGAGGCGATCCGCGAAGCCGCCGACAGACTCGTTCGGCGTGGATTTCAGGTGCACATTCCAGAAGCGCAGGCGGGCGAAACCAAGCTGCTGGTACGACGCGACCGGATCGAAGTCAAGGTGGAAGCCAACGTCGTCATGCGCGGGACGGTGCATCCTGTGCGCAGGGTTTCCCTCGTGCATGCCGCCCGCAACCAGTTGCTCGCTGACCTGGAGCTTCCAATGGTGTCGCTGGAGGATCTGTACGGCGGCAAGCTCTGCGCCGCGCTCGATCGTCAACATCCGCGCGACCTCTTCGACGTGATGAAACTCTACGAGCACGAGGGAATCACGCCCGGCATCCGTCGCTCATTCGTCGTCTACCTGGCCTGTGGCAACAGACCCATCCATGAGTTGCTGTTTCCGCAGCTGCGCGACATCCGGCACGACTACGCACACAGCTTTCAGGGAATGACCGAGGAGTCCGTGCCACTGGATGCCTTGACCGCGACAAGGGACAAGATGATCAAGCAGATCCAGCGGGAGCTGGACGACGACGAGCGCCGGTTTCTCCTGTCACTCGTTCGCACGGAGCCCGAATGGCCGCGGCTCGGCATGGCGCACCTTGAGCATCTGCCCGGCTTGCGCTGGAAACTGCAGAACCTGCTGCAGCTGCGCAAGGCCAACGCGTCCAAGTTCGCAGAGCAGGCCGATGCTTTGATCACCGGGTTTGCGAGCGTCAGGTGA